The proteins below are encoded in one region of Manis javanica isolate MJ-LG chromosome 8, MJ_LKY, whole genome shotgun sequence:
- the SPPL2A gene encoding signal peptide peptidase-like 2A isoform X1 has product MRFKSSHLDKTAAQEAILHASGNGTPLPSKDYCILYNPHWTALPHTLENATSISLMNLTATPLCNLSDIPPSGIKNKAVVVQWGNCHFLEKARIAQTGGAEALLVANNSVLFPPSGNKSEFHDVKILITFINRKDFKDMKQTLGDNITVKMYSPSWPNFDYTMVVIFVIAVFTVALGGYWSGLIELENMKAVTNAEDREMRRKKEEYLTFSPLTVVIFVVICCVMMVLLYFFYKWLVYVMITIFCIASAMSLYNCLAALIHKIPCGQCTIVCRGKSIEVRRIFLSGLCIAIAVVWAVYRNEDRWAWILQDVLGIAFCLNLIKTLKLPNFKSCVILLGLLLLYDVFFVFLTPFITKNGESIMVELAAGPFGNNEKNDGNLVEATAQPSAPHEKLPVVIRVPKLAYFSVMSVCLMPVSVLGFGDIIVPGLLIAYCRRFDVQTGSSSIYYVSSTIAYAIGMILTFVVLVLMKKGQPALLYLVPCTLITASIVAWRRKEMKKFWKGNGYQMMDHLDYATNEESPVTASEQIAQQ; this is encoded by the exons ACAGCTGCTCAGGAAGCAATCCTGCATGCGTCTGGAAATGGCACCCCTTTACCATCTAAGGACTACTGCATACTGTATAATCCTCACTGGACAGCTCTTCCACATACCCTAGAAAATGCA acTTCCATTAGTTTGATGAATCTGACTGCCACGCCACTGTGCAACCTTTCTGATATTCCTCCTAGTGGAATAAAGAACAAGGCAGTTGTGGTACAGTGGGGAAACTGCCATTTTCTTGAAAAAGCCAGAATTGCACAAACAGGAGGTGCTGAAGCATTGTTGGTTGCCAATAACAGTGTCCTC tttccTCCCTCAGGGAACAAATCTGAATTTCATGATGTGAAAATACTGATTACATTTATAAACCGCAAAGACTTTAAGGATATGAAGCAG ACACTCGGAGATAACATTACTGTGAAAATGTATAGTCCATCATGGCCTAACTTTGACTATACTATGGTGGTTATTTTTGTAATTGCTGTGTTCACGGTGGCATTAGGAGGATACTGGAGTGGACTAATTGAATT GGAAAACATGAAGGCAGTGACAAATGCCGAAGATAGAGAaatgaggagaaagaaggaagaatatttAACTTTCAGTCCTCTAACAGTTGTAATATTTGTGGTCATCTGCTGTGTTATGATGGTCTTACTTTATTTCTTCTACAAGTGGTTGG tttatgtTATGATAACAATTTTCTGCATTGCATCAGCAATGAGCCTGTACAACTGTCTCGCTGCACTAATTCATAAGATACCTTGTGGACAATGCAC GATTGTGTGTCGTGGCAAAAGCATTGAAGTGAGGCGTATTTTTCTCTCTGGACTATGCATAGCAATAGCTGTTGTTTGGGCCGTATATCGGAATGAAGATAG GTGGGCTTGGATTTTACAGGATGTCTTGGGGATTGCTTTCTGTCTGAATTTAATTAAAACACTGAAGTTACCCAACTTTAAG TCATGTGTGATACTTCTAGGTCTTCTGCTCCTCTAtgatgtattttttgttttcctaacaccattcaTCACAAAG AATGGTGAGAGCATCATGGTTGAACTTGCAGCTGGACCTTTTGGAAATAATGAAAAG AATGATGGAAACTTGGTGGAAGCCACTGCTCAACCCTCAGCTCCCCATGAGAAA tTACCAGTAGTCATCAGGGTACCAAAGCTGGCCTATTTCTCAGTAATGAGTGTTTGTCTCATGCCAGTTTCAGTATTGGGTTTTGGAGACATTATTGTACCAG gctTATTGATTGCATATTGTAGAAGATTTGATGTTCAGACTGGTTCTTCTTCTATATACTATGTTTCCTCCACAattg CCTATGCTATTGGCATGATACTTACATTTGTTGTTCTGGTGCTGATGAAAAAGGGGCAACCTGCTCTCCTCTATTTAGTACCTTGCACGCTTATTACTGCCTCCATTGTTGCATGGAGGcgtaaggaaatgaaaaagttctggaagggCAATGGCTATCAG ATGATGGACCATCTGGACTATGCTACAAATGAAGAAAGTCCTGTAACTGCTAGTGAACAGATTGCCCAACAGTAA
- the SPPL2A gene encoding signal peptide peptidase-like 2A isoform X3: protein MSRRLTAAQEAILHASGNGTPLPSKDYCILYNPHWTALPHTLENATSISLMNLTATPLCNLSDIPPSGIKNKAVVVQWGNCHFLEKARIAQTGGAEALLVANNSVLFPPSGNKSEFHDVKILITFINRKDFKDMKQTLGDNITVKMYSPSWPNFDYTMVVIFVIAVFTVALGGYWSGLIELENMKAVTNAEDREMRRKKEEYLTFSPLTVVIFVVICCVMMVLLYFFYKWLVYVMITIFCIASAMSLYNCLAALIHKIPCGQCTIVCRGKSIEVRRIFLSGLCIAIAVVWAVYRNEDRWAWILQDVLGIAFCLNLIKTLKLPNFKSCVILLGLLLLYDVFFVFLTPFITKNGESIMVELAAGPFGNNEKNDGNLVEATAQPSAPHEKLPVVIRVPKLAYFSVMSVCLMPVSVLGFGDIIVPGLLIAYCRRFDVQTGSSSIYYVSSTIAYAIGMILTFVVLVLMKKGQPALLYLVPCTLITASIVAWRRKEMKKFWKGNGYQMMDHLDYATNEESPVTASEQIAQQ from the exons ACAGCTGCTCAGGAAGCAATCCTGCATGCGTCTGGAAATGGCACCCCTTTACCATCTAAGGACTACTGCATACTGTATAATCCTCACTGGACAGCTCTTCCACATACCCTAGAAAATGCA acTTCCATTAGTTTGATGAATCTGACTGCCACGCCACTGTGCAACCTTTCTGATATTCCTCCTAGTGGAATAAAGAACAAGGCAGTTGTGGTACAGTGGGGAAACTGCCATTTTCTTGAAAAAGCCAGAATTGCACAAACAGGAGGTGCTGAAGCATTGTTGGTTGCCAATAACAGTGTCCTC tttccTCCCTCAGGGAACAAATCTGAATTTCATGATGTGAAAATACTGATTACATTTATAAACCGCAAAGACTTTAAGGATATGAAGCAG ACACTCGGAGATAACATTACTGTGAAAATGTATAGTCCATCATGGCCTAACTTTGACTATACTATGGTGGTTATTTTTGTAATTGCTGTGTTCACGGTGGCATTAGGAGGATACTGGAGTGGACTAATTGAATT GGAAAACATGAAGGCAGTGACAAATGCCGAAGATAGAGAaatgaggagaaagaaggaagaatatttAACTTTCAGTCCTCTAACAGTTGTAATATTTGTGGTCATCTGCTGTGTTATGATGGTCTTACTTTATTTCTTCTACAAGTGGTTGG tttatgtTATGATAACAATTTTCTGCATTGCATCAGCAATGAGCCTGTACAACTGTCTCGCTGCACTAATTCATAAGATACCTTGTGGACAATGCAC GATTGTGTGTCGTGGCAAAAGCATTGAAGTGAGGCGTATTTTTCTCTCTGGACTATGCATAGCAATAGCTGTTGTTTGGGCCGTATATCGGAATGAAGATAG GTGGGCTTGGATTTTACAGGATGTCTTGGGGATTGCTTTCTGTCTGAATTTAATTAAAACACTGAAGTTACCCAACTTTAAG TCATGTGTGATACTTCTAGGTCTTCTGCTCCTCTAtgatgtattttttgttttcctaacaccattcaTCACAAAG AATGGTGAGAGCATCATGGTTGAACTTGCAGCTGGACCTTTTGGAAATAATGAAAAG AATGATGGAAACTTGGTGGAAGCCACTGCTCAACCCTCAGCTCCCCATGAGAAA tTACCAGTAGTCATCAGGGTACCAAAGCTGGCCTATTTCTCAGTAATGAGTGTTTGTCTCATGCCAGTTTCAGTATTGGGTTTTGGAGACATTATTGTACCAG gctTATTGATTGCATATTGTAGAAGATTTGATGTTCAGACTGGTTCTTCTTCTATATACTATGTTTCCTCCACAattg CCTATGCTATTGGCATGATACTTACATTTGTTGTTCTGGTGCTGATGAAAAAGGGGCAACCTGCTCTCCTCTATTTAGTACCTTGCACGCTTATTACTGCCTCCATTGTTGCATGGAGGcgtaaggaaatgaaaaagttctggaagggCAATGGCTATCAG ATGATGGACCATCTGGACTATGCTACAAATGAAGAAAGTCCTGTAACTGCTAGTGAACAGATTGCCCAACAGTAA
- the SPPL2A gene encoding signal peptide peptidase-like 2A isoform X2 has product MGPQRPLPAAAAAAALLWGFLLPLTAAQEAILHASGNGTPLPSKDYCILYNPHWTALPHTLENATSISLMNLTATPLCNLSDIPPSGIKNKAVVVQWGNCHFLEKARIAQTGGAEALLVANNSVLFPPSGNKSEFHDVKILITFINRKDFKDMKQTLGDNITVKMYSPSWPNFDYTMVVIFVIAVFTVALGGYWSGLIELENMKAVTNAEDREMRRKKEEYLTFSPLTVVIFVVICCVMMVLLYFFYKWLVYVMITIFCIASAMSLYNCLAALIHKIPCGQCTIVCRGKSIEVRRIFLSGLCIAIAVVWAVYRNEDRWAWILQDVLGIAFCLNLIKTLKLPNFKSCVILLGLLLLYDVFFVFLTPFITKNGESIMVELAAGPFGNNEKLPVVIRVPKLAYFSVMSVCLMPVSVLGFGDIIVPGLLIAYCRRFDVQTGSSSIYYVSSTIAYAIGMILTFVVLVLMKKGQPALLYLVPCTLITASIVAWRRKEMKKFWKGNGYQMMDHLDYATNEESPVTASEQIAQQ; this is encoded by the exons ACAGCTGCTCAGGAAGCAATCCTGCATGCGTCTGGAAATGGCACCCCTTTACCATCTAAGGACTACTGCATACTGTATAATCCTCACTGGACAGCTCTTCCACATACCCTAGAAAATGCA acTTCCATTAGTTTGATGAATCTGACTGCCACGCCACTGTGCAACCTTTCTGATATTCCTCCTAGTGGAATAAAGAACAAGGCAGTTGTGGTACAGTGGGGAAACTGCCATTTTCTTGAAAAAGCCAGAATTGCACAAACAGGAGGTGCTGAAGCATTGTTGGTTGCCAATAACAGTGTCCTC tttccTCCCTCAGGGAACAAATCTGAATTTCATGATGTGAAAATACTGATTACATTTATAAACCGCAAAGACTTTAAGGATATGAAGCAG ACACTCGGAGATAACATTACTGTGAAAATGTATAGTCCATCATGGCCTAACTTTGACTATACTATGGTGGTTATTTTTGTAATTGCTGTGTTCACGGTGGCATTAGGAGGATACTGGAGTGGACTAATTGAATT GGAAAACATGAAGGCAGTGACAAATGCCGAAGATAGAGAaatgaggagaaagaaggaagaatatttAACTTTCAGTCCTCTAACAGTTGTAATATTTGTGGTCATCTGCTGTGTTATGATGGTCTTACTTTATTTCTTCTACAAGTGGTTGG tttatgtTATGATAACAATTTTCTGCATTGCATCAGCAATGAGCCTGTACAACTGTCTCGCTGCACTAATTCATAAGATACCTTGTGGACAATGCAC GATTGTGTGTCGTGGCAAAAGCATTGAAGTGAGGCGTATTTTTCTCTCTGGACTATGCATAGCAATAGCTGTTGTTTGGGCCGTATATCGGAATGAAGATAG GTGGGCTTGGATTTTACAGGATGTCTTGGGGATTGCTTTCTGTCTGAATTTAATTAAAACACTGAAGTTACCCAACTTTAAG TCATGTGTGATACTTCTAGGTCTTCTGCTCCTCTAtgatgtattttttgttttcctaacaccattcaTCACAAAG AATGGTGAGAGCATCATGGTTGAACTTGCAGCTGGACCTTTTGGAAATAATGAAAAG tTACCAGTAGTCATCAGGGTACCAAAGCTGGCCTATTTCTCAGTAATGAGTGTTTGTCTCATGCCAGTTTCAGTATTGGGTTTTGGAGACATTATTGTACCAG gctTATTGATTGCATATTGTAGAAGATTTGATGTTCAGACTGGTTCTTCTTCTATATACTATGTTTCCTCCACAattg CCTATGCTATTGGCATGATACTTACATTTGTTGTTCTGGTGCTGATGAAAAAGGGGCAACCTGCTCTCCTCTATTTAGTACCTTGCACGCTTATTACTGCCTCCATTGTTGCATGGAGGcgtaaggaaatgaaaaagttctggaagggCAATGGCTATCAG ATGATGGACCATCTGGACTATGCTACAAATGAAGAAAGTCCTGTAACTGCTAGTGAACAGATTGCCCAACAGTAA